A DNA window from Castanea sativa cultivar Marrone di Chiusa Pesio chromosome 7, ASM4071231v1 contains the following coding sequences:
- the LOC142644418 gene encoding uncharacterized protein LOC142644418: protein MEARKIQIRAARFVIIDDVLYRRGYSLPYLRCASLKEADYVFHKIHKGICGNHAGVRSLAGKALSAGYYWPKALSVGYYWLTLQKDIYNIVKACDKCQCFANVQTKLEETMAPISSLWPSPNGELLSWVHSL, encoded by the coding sequence ATGGAAGCAAGGAAGATACAGATCAGAGCAGCTCGCTTCGTCATTATTGATGATGTGCTGTATAGACGAGGATATTCACTCCCATATCTAAGATGCGCCAGTTTAAAAGAAGCAGATTATGTGTTCCACAAGATACACAAAGGAATCTGTGGAAACCATGCTGGGGTGAGATCCTTAGCAGGAAAGGCGCTTAGTGCAGGATATTACTGGCCAAAGGCGCTTAGTGTAGGATATTATTGGCTAACCCTGCAAAAAGACATATACAACATCGTCAAAGCATGCGACAAATGTCAATGCTTCGCAAATGTCCAGACGAAACTAGAAGAGACGATGGCACCCATATCCTCATTGTGGCCTTCACCCAATGGGGAATTGTtatcatgggtccattccctCTAG